One Rhodoferax sp. GW822-FHT02A01 genomic window, TCGAGAAGCTCAACGCCCTTCGCAGTTACGGCGTGCGGCTCTCCATTGACGACTTTGGCACCGGCTATTCATCCATGGCCTATCTGTCCAAACTTCCGGCAGAGATTCTCAAAATCGATCGCGCCTTCATACTCACCATGCTGGACGATCCCGACACTATGACACTGGTATCCACCATGATTTCCATGGCGCATTCGCTGCGCATGAAGGTGGTTGCCGAAGGCGTGGAAACCGAAGAGCAGGCCAAGATCCTGCGCCTGCTGCGCTGCGACCAGATGCAGGGCTTCCTGATCGGCCGGCCGGTTCCGTTTGAGGAGTTACGGCCTTGAGCCTACCGGTTACTTCTTTTGTATCCGGGTGATCTTGGTACCTTCGATACTCAGACTGGCCATGAGCCCCTGCTGGTCAAAGATGTAGGCATAGGCATCGTCCTTGATGGTGGAGCTGGAGATGTTCTTGGCCACTCCTTCGTTCACAACCACTACGCTGGGGCCGACACCGATCTCCCAGCCATTGGTCTTGTCGAGGTAATTCACGGCTTTGTCATTCATCAGGAAGACCACATAGCCATAGGATTCGGCCCCCGCCTGCCATCCCCAGGAGGCAGACACCGAGTTGTAGTATCCGTAAAACTTGCCTTCACGCGTCATCACGCCTTCACCGTAGCTGCCGCCAAACACCAGGCCCGCCTTGATGATTTTGGGAAACACCAGTACCGCGTGGGCACCCTTGGCCAATCGCTGCGCTTCCGGGTGGGCGCTGTACAACGCGTTGAGTGCCCGCTGCGCTTCGGCATTCAGGTCTTCCCCGGTTTCCGCCAGTGCCGGAAGCCCCACCGCTCCAAGAAGAAGAGACGATGCGGTAACGACCATGATGCGGTGGAAATTGCGGCGTGTAGATGGAGTCTGCATTGCGAAGTCCTTATAGGTGAACGCATATCGCCAACAAGGTCAGGTGCACAACCATGTTGCAACCTGATCGGCGTGACCGCGCATAGGCGAGCACTGGTTGTTGGCAGGGTCCGATGGCACGGATGCCATCACGAAGTGGTCATTTTTTTCCAGATGAAAAACCGACGGGGTAACAGGTCGTAAATTTCTGGAACAGGCACCCAGGGTTTACCCATGCAGGCATGGAAATGGCATGGCAGGGGCCGAATGCGCCGGGGGCTTACGGTACAGAGAGCCAGCAGACTTTGTTGCTGTCTTTCGTGAGCGAACACTGCCCAAATTCGTCATCGCAATCGCTGTGACCCATCTCCTGCGATTTGCACAACGCACACATGGCGTTTTGCAACTGGGTGACTTTGAAGGCGTCGAGATTGAAGCCTCTCTCGACGTCTCTTGCCTCATGGTAAAGACGGGCCACCTTGGCTTGAAGCACGGGATCTTCGGTCAGCTCCGCATGGCGTCCGGCCGCGTCTGCTATCGCGCTGGCTCTCTTTCGCACCCAGATTGACATGGTATTGAATCCTCCTTGCCGCAGTATGGAGATCGCTACGCAAGATGGATATCCCCCAAGTGGGTGAATTTGCAGTGCTTGTCGGTAACAACAGCGCACTTTTTTGCTCGGGAGCGACAAGTTCCTGCGGTACCAGGCAAGTGACCCGGGCAATGCTCTTACATCCGGTTACCTCTTGGCCGCCGGCTTGCGAATCGTCCACACGGCCAGACCCATCAGCGTCACACCTGCGATCTGCACCAGACTCAGTGTGGTGCCGTAAATGCCCCAGTCGAACAGCACGGCGGCCAGGGGGTAGACGAACTGCAGCACAGCGATCTGACCCAGGGTGAGGCGGGCCATGCCAGCGAAGAGAATGACGTAGGCAAGGCCGGTGTGGATGGCGCCCAGGCCGGCCAGCCAGGCCCAGGCAGAGACCTGCTGTGGCCAGCCGAATACAAACGGCGCCCAGGCCAGCACCACGCAGCCCACGGCGCATTGCCAGAAGGCCAGGGTGAAGGGGCTGATGGCCTGTTTGGACTTGGCCAGCAAGGTGACGCCGGCATAGCTCAGCGAGCCGCCCATGCAGAGCAGCAAACCCGTCACGTAAGCGCTGTCAGCTGCGTGCTGCGGCGCGTTGCTGTCCAGCAGGCCAGTGGTCAACGCCAGTCCGAGCAAGGCTACGGGCGTGGCAATCCACTGCGCTCTGGAGACGCGCTCGCGCAGCACGATGGCGCTGAAGACGATGACCCAAATGGGCTGGATGTGGAACACCACCGTAGCCACCGCAATGGAGGTGCGCGGGATGGCGGCGAAGAACATGGCCCAGTTCAGGATCATCAGGCAGCCGGTGGCGCAGGCCACTGCCAGCGCCTTGCCGCTCAGGCGCAAGTCCTTCAGCGTGTGGTTGGCCGCACTCCAGGCCAGCAGGGCCAGTGCACCAAAAGCGCAGCGAAACCACACCGTCACCAGCGGATGCTGTGCCGCTTCCTGCACGAAGACACCGATGGTGCCCAGCAGCGCACCACCTGCCACCATCAGCCACACGCCCCGTTTTTCGTTTGCCGCGGCGGTGTTGGACGCGGGGGCGGCGGCAGGCAGGGTCTTGGTTTGCATGGCCGGATGTTCAGCCAAGTGCCATGCGCTGTAAAGTGCATAGTTCGAACACATATCATTCGATTTTCGAATGGATGGAGGAGTGCTGTGGTTTATCCGGACTTTCAGATCGACTGGATGCGTGCATTCGTGGCGGTGGTGGACGCTGGATCGCTGTCTGCAGCCGCACCGTTGCTGCACCGCTCGCAGTCGGCGGTGAGCATGCAGATCAAGAAACTGGAGAACGCGCTGGGCCGGCCGGTGCTCTCACGCGGGCCACGCCATCTGCAACTGACCGCTGCCGGCGAGGAGTTGCTGTCCTACGCCCGCAGGATGCTGGAGTTGCAGGCCGAGACACAGGCCGTGCTGTTCGGTCCGCCGTTGGAAGGGCGGGTGCGCCTGGGGGTGCCGGATGACTACGCCTCAAGCTATCTCACGCCGGTGTTGCGCAGCTTTGCCGGGCGCCATCAAGGTGTGGAGATCGAGTTGACCTGCGAGCAATCCACTTCCCTCATCCCCAA contains:
- a CDS encoding lipid-binding SYLF domain-containing protein translates to MQTPSTRRNFHRIMVVTASSLLLGAVGLPALAETGEDLNAEAQRALNALYSAHPEAQRLAKGAHAVLVFPKIIKAGLVFGGSYGEGVMTREGKFYGYYNSVSASWGWQAGAESYGYVVFLMNDKAVNYLDKTNGWEIGVGPSVVVVNEGVAKNISSSTIKDDAYAYIFDQQGLMASLSIEGTKITRIQKK
- a CDS encoding DMT family transporter, with translation MQTKTLPAAAPASNTAAANEKRGVWLMVAGGALLGTIGVFVQEAAQHPLVTVWFRCAFGALALLAWSAANHTLKDLRLSGKALAVACATGCLMILNWAMFFAAIPRTSIAVATVVFHIQPIWVIVFSAIVLRERVSRAQWIATPVALLGLALTTGLLDSNAPQHAADSAYVTGLLLCMGGSLSYAGVTLLAKSKQAISPFTLAFWQCAVGCVVLAWAPFVFGWPQQVSAWAWLAGLGAIHTGLAYVILFAGMARLTLGQIAVLQFVYPLAAVLFDWGIYGTTLSLVQIAGVTLMGLAVWTIRKPAAKR